The Prevotella sp. E2-28 genome includes the window CCGGCACCAAAGATGAATAATCAGATTGGACAAAACACGCTATTGCAGAATAAGCCTATCACGAATATCCGTATATCTGAGGAAGGACTGATTTCTTTCGATTTCATGGGAGGCGACCAGACAGGAATCTCAAATCTAACCCCTAATCCCTCACCTCTAACCTCTCAAACCTACGACCTTCAAGGCCGTCGTGTTTCAGGTTCTTCTGGTTGGGGCATTTTGATTCAGCGACGTGCTGATGGAACAATTCGCAAGTATCTTAATAAACTTTATATTTATTAATTAAAAACTACTTTTATGAGATTAATTATTGAACCTAACTATGATTTGATGTCTCAGTGGGCAGCAAATTATGTCGTAGCAAAGATCAATGCTGCAAAGCCAACGGCTGAGAAGCCTTTTGTACTGGGACTACCTACTGGCTCATCACCTATCGGTATGTATCGTGCTTTGGTGAAAGCTTATCAGGAGGGTAAGGTATCTTTCAAGAATGTTGTTACCTTTAACATGGACGAGTATGTTGGTCTGCCCGTAGAGCACCCTGAAAGTTATCACTCTTTCATGTTTACTAACCTGTTCAATCACATTGACTGTCCTAAAGAGAATATCCATATCCTCAATGGTAATGCACCCGACCTCGCTGCTGAGTGCGCTAACTATGAGAAGGAAATTGAGAAGTTCGGTGGTATTGACCTGTTCCTCGGTGGTATCGGCCCCGATGGCCATATCGCTTTCAATGAGCCTGGCTCAAGCCTGACCAGTCGTACACGTCAGAAGACCCTCACAACTGACACCATTATTGCCAACTGCCGTTTCTTCGACAACGACGTTAATAAGGTGCCTAAGACTGCTCTCACCGTTGGTGTTGGTACAGTGATGGCTGCTAAGGAGGTGATGATTTTGGTGAATGGTCATGCTAAGTGTCGTGCCCTGCAGGCTGCTGTCGAGGGTAGCGTGAACCACATGTGGACCATCTCAGCCCTGCAGATGCACCAGCATGGTATCATCGTTGCTGATGATGCTGCTTGCGAGGAACTGAAGGTTGGCACTTATCGCTACTTCAAGGATATCGAGCGCAATAACTTGCTGTAATGATTAAACATTAAGCATTAAACATTAAACATTGAAACTGTATCCACTTCTCTTCCAGCCTAATCTACATGAGGTAGTGTGGGGAGGTAACCGTCTTTGCCCGTATAAGGGACTGCCCAGCTCTGATGCGCCTATCGGCGAGAGTTGGGAGGTCAGTGCTGTGTCATCGAGTCCCAGCATCATTGCCAATGGTGAGTGTGCAGGCCGCGACCTGATTTCCGTTATCAGCGAAGCCCCCGAGGATATCCTCGGACAGGCTGTCTGCGAGCGCTACCATGGTCAACTGCCCTTGCTGGTGAAATTCATAGATGCACGTCGTGACTTGAGTATTCAGGTACACCCCAATGATGAGATGGCCCAGCGTGTACACGGCAAGATGGGTAAGAGTGAGATGTGGTATATCATCGATGCTAAGCCCGGGAGTTATCTCTATGCTGGATTTAAGCAGGAGATAACCCCCGAGGCTTATAAACAACACGTGGCTGATGGCACTATTACTGATGTGCTTGCTCGCCATGAGGTGAAGACTGGCGATGTCTTTTACCTGCCCGCAGGCCGTGTTCATGCTATTGGTGCAGGCATCCTGCTGGCTGAGGTGCAACAGTCGTCTGATGTCACCTATCGTATCTTCGATTATAATCGTCCGGGTATGGATGGCAAACCCCGCGAATTGCACACCGAACTGGCTTCGCAGGCACTTGATTATCACGTAGAACAGGAATATCGCACGGTGTATGAAGAGAATATCAATCGTGCTAATCTGATTGTTGATTCTCCTTATTTCAGTGTACGTGTTACGGAGACGCCTGCCTTGTTCCATCGTAACCTCTTGAAATACGACAGCTTTGTGATTACGATGTGTATTGAGGGCGATTGTCATATCCGTCTGCGTGCCACGGGCGAGACGATTCGTCTGCGTGAAGGCTGCAGTACCCTGATTCCTGCCGTCTTAGCCGACTATGACGTGATACCTATGAAAGAAAAGACCCGTTTCCTCGATGCCTTTATCGATAATATGGATAAGAGCCTCGTGGGAAAGGTCACCCGTTTCCTGCACGTCTAACCCCAATTACTCACGATGTCCAAAATAGTATTGTCCGCGTTTGCGGGTAATGCTACCATAGTTGATGGCATGCTTCGGACAGTGGTGATAGCAAGCCAGACAGTTGGTGCATGAGCCGTCGTGCTGCCACATGGGAATGCCGTCCTTTAGTATCACGTCGCCTGTAGGACAAGCCTTTACGCATTTTCCGCAGTGGATGCACTGGTCAGCATCAACAGTGAATTTCTTATCCGTTATCATGCGGGCGTTGAAATAGGCACCAATGACATGCGAAAAAGTCCAAGGCGTTAGTCCGCGCTGGGTATGTACCTCGCCCACATTCCTTGCCTTGATCATCTCGACATACTGGCCTAGGTCTTCGTTGGCCTTACTGATTTTCTCCTTCTCACGCTGAGGCGTGTCTGTGTACATAAACGGCAAACAGACGTATGATTCGGGCATGATGAGTGAGAAGACGCTATCCAGATGAAGCCCTTTCTTCTGCAGGTCCTTGTTTAGCATCTCCATCGTTCGTCCTATGCTGTCGCCACAAGTCACGAGTGCATAGATGAAAGTCGAATTCTGAATTTTAAATTTAGAATTACAGATGAACTCCCTGACGATATGTGGTGGCTGCCAACCATGAACGGGAAAGCAGAATCCCAGTCGTTCGCCCTCCTGCAACTCATATTCACACTCGCCCTTCTTCATCTCCTCGGGGATGAAGAACAGCTTCTCGCCCGTCTCCTGAGCCAGCCTCTCTGCCGCCCATCGGGTATTACCTGTACCAGAGAAATAGAAAATCATGCTGCGAAGGTACAAAAAAAGTCCGACATCTTTGCGGATATCGGGCTTTTTTTTACTTCTCAATCATCACTTTTCATGCCGAGAAGTATTGTCAGGCAAAGTCGTAATCCATTTCGTAGTGGTCGAACTTTAATCCGTCGGTACTGCCGTAATCGGACAGTATCTCCATGATGTCTTTCTGTTGCCGAGGCGATAGTTTGTTCTCGCCGTGATGGTAACGGTAATAAGGGCCGTTGCCACTGCTGAAGTAGTTTTTCACCTTTCTACGAGCCTCTACTTTCAGATAATAAGGTACGTTTCTATAGATGTCGGTGAAGCCCCATGCTTTCTTTACTAGCTTTTCCTCGCAGTAGCGTTGGCACTCTCCATCCTGCCATGCTGAGGGCAAGATGGCGGGCCCGCTGAGTCGCTCTTTTGGCTGAAGCAGGTAGGCCTGATAATGCATACATGATTCGCGAAGCTTACAGGCTTCATTGAAGCAAAGTGGATATTCCCAAGGTATATTTTTGTTTTCTAGTTGTTTTTCCATAAGACTTAACATTGAAAATTATTAATTGGTTGATTATTAGTGATTTGTGATTGCTTTTAGTGCTTCAACACTTAACGTAAGAGTTAACATAGAGTTAACACAGACTTAACATAAGACCTAACATTCCTTTCGTTTATGCCGCCCGTAGCGGGATGACCTTATAGAAGGCCATGTTGCTACGGTCAGCATATTCGTACCCCAGATTCGTCATTGCCATTCCTACGCGAACCTTGTTTCCGTGACTGATATCTACGGAAGGATATTCCTTTTGGATATGGCTCAGCAGCATCTTCGTGTTCATCATCTTAGGTGTCTCGCCCTCCTTGGGTTTACGGAAGCAGATTTCCACCATCTCGGCAATGTCCTTCTGTTCCAGATAGTTCTGGTTGAGTTGCTGGATGCGGGCCACTTCGTCATTCGAGAACCAATACGGCGTCTTTGCCACTGTCAGTTCGTAAACCGCCTGCGCATAAAGCTGCTGATAATCAATCTCACCAGAGTTGTCGATATACTGTCCTTCAGGTATCTGTAGGCAGATATATCGACGTGAGCCTGTGGCATCCGTCAGCGGGTGGGGATTGTTGGTAGTTGCTACAAACGAGGCAAAGCGGGTACGATCTTCCTGCGAGGCACCATAGATAGGACAACCGTTCACCTTACTCTTCGAGAGTGTCTGCTTTAGCGCGGCATGTTGGCTGGGACGGATGGCATCCAACTCATCGAGGTTCACCAGCAGGTTGTTCGTCAGCGCCATCTCTTTATCGAACTTATTCGACAGGTTCAGATGATCCAGATAATACTGGCGCAATTCTGGTGGTAGCAGACGGTGGAAAAAGGTGGTCTTTCCGCATCCCTGAGCGCCAATCAGCGTAGGCACACATTCATTTCCGTGAAGGGTGTCCATCTGAAGCCAATGTGCCACAGCTGAACGGAGCCACGTAGAGAGATAACCCTGCTGCTCTGTGGTGATGCCTGGCAGACGACTGAAAAGCTGAGCGATGTGATTTTTTCCGTCCCATTTCGGCAACTCTTTCAGGTAGTCGCCAATAGGATTATGTACGGGTACATCTTCTGAGTGAATGAACTCCATAATCTCCGTCTTCGGACTTCCCTTTTCGCATACCTGTTCCTTCTTGGCACGTCGGATGATGCTGTTGAGCGCTTCTACAGTCAGTGGGCGCCAATTCTCATCAGACTCTTCATCCTGCCGGTCTGAATCAGACTTCATGGTAAATTCAACTTTTCCGTTCAGCACATTGCGACGGAAAGCATAATTTTCGTTTAGAAACAACTCTACAGCAAGTGTTGTCTCTAGGGCAGCATTCATAGCCTCCCCATTGATTAATGGTTTGTTTGTCATAAAGATAAATAATGGTTTAAGTTAAGGCAAGGATTGGCTTATGGGTGTTTCTCATAGCGTCGGGCCTTTCAATGTGCAAAGATACAAAATTTTTGCCCGTTTTGCAAGAGTTTTACCTAAAAAAAGCACGTTTATTTGAATTTTTTTTTCTTGTCGTTGCGTAGCTCAATGTTAGGTCTTATGTTAGGTCTATGTTAACTCTATGTTAAGTCTTATGTTAAGTGTTGAAGCACTAAAATTATTTATAAGTCATTTATAATCAAATACTTACTTATTCTCAATGTTAAGTCTTGCCCCAAAACAATAAATCTTCAAAAATTTCTGCTCTTTTGAAAATGAAATAACGACATGAGACACAAAAACAATTCCCACGCTGGGACAGACTTGTTCCCACCGTGGGACTACTTTATTCCCAGTATGGGACTAAGATGGTCCCAGCGTGGGAATGAATGTCAGTTCTCCAGCATACCTTTTCCATAGAAAGATAAAAGTTTTTGAGGAAAAGCGTTTTAAATTGGGAAAGAATTTGTATCTTTGCACCAAACTTAAAACAAAATGAGTGATGACATATCTCAATCAGTTTCACAAAGAGGCAATGGAGCGTACGATGAAGAAAATCTCAGAATTCAAGAAGTCTCCAATGAACTCCAAAGACTTTGCCGATTACATGAGGAAGAATCTGGCAACGGCAAAGCAAATGGAACTCGCTTCGAAATAGAACAGCGTGCTGCTGAGCAATACGCTAAGTCTGCTGGTATATGGATTCCTATGGACAATGTGTTTGACCTTGGAATACCAGGACCTAGCGGAAATGAAAATGATACCTATGTTTCTAAAGATACGATTTACAAAGTTAATAATCTGTTGAATAGTGGTGGTATCTGCAAATTGTTTGGCAAGGTTCTTCTTCATAATCTACTCTTCCCCAATACCGCGTATAGATTATATGGTTTAACGGGTTACGATGGAAGAACCGTTATGCCTGTATTAGAGCAAGAGCGTATCTGTGAGGCCCAACCTGCAACCCAGATAATGATTGACACATATATGTCTGCTCTTGGGTTTGTGAAAGACGACAATGAAGCAGGTCGTTTCTCTAATAATCAATACTTAGTGTGGGATTTAGTAC containing:
- a CDS encoding DUF6078 family protein, which codes for MEKQLENKNIPWEYPLCFNEACKLRESCMHYQAYLLQPKERLSGPAILPSAWQDGECQRYCEEKLVKKAWGFTDIYRNVPYYLKVEARRKVKNYFSSGNGPYYRYHHGENKLSPRQQKDIMEILSDYGSTDGLKFDHYEMDYDFA
- a CDS encoding type I phosphomannose isomerase catalytic subunit, giving the protein MKLYPLLFQPNLHEVVWGGNRLCPYKGLPSSDAPIGESWEVSAVSSSPSIIANGECAGRDLISVISEAPEDILGQAVCERYHGQLPLLVKFIDARRDLSIQVHPNDEMAQRVHGKMGKSEMWYIIDAKPGSYLYAGFKQEITPEAYKQHVADGTITDVLARHEVKTGDVFYLPAGRVHAIGAGILLAEVQQSSDVTYRIFDYNRPGMDGKPRELHTELASQALDYHVEQEYRTVYEENINRANLIVDSPYFSVRVTETPALFHRNLLKYDSFVITMCIEGDCHIRLRATGETIRLREGCSTLIPAVLADYDVIPMKEKTRFLDAFIDNMDKSLVGKVTRFLHV
- a CDS encoding VapE domain-containing protein: MTNKPLINGEAMNAALETTLAVELFLNENYAFRRNVLNGKVEFTMKSDSDRQDEESDENWRPLTVEALNSIIRRAKKEQVCEKGSPKTEIMEFIHSEDVPVHNPIGDYLKELPKWDGKNHIAQLFSRLPGITTEQQGYLSTWLRSAVAHWLQMDTLHGNECVPTLIGAQGCGKTTFFHRLLPPELRQYYLDHLNLSNKFDKEMALTNNLLVNLDELDAIRPSQHAALKQTLSKSKVNGCPIYGASQEDRTRFASFVATTNNPHPLTDATGSRRYICLQIPEGQYIDNSGEIDYQQLYAQAVYELTVAKTPYWFSNDEVARIQQLNQNYLEQKDIAEMVEICFRKPKEGETPKMMNTKMLLSHIQKEYPSVDISHGNKVRVGMAMTNLGYEYADRSNMAFYKVIPLRAA
- the nagB gene encoding glucosamine-6-phosphate deaminase, producing MRLIIEPNYDLMSQWAANYVVAKINAAKPTAEKPFVLGLPTGSSPIGMYRALVKAYQEGKVSFKNVVTFNMDEYVGLPVEHPESYHSFMFTNLFNHIDCPKENIHILNGNAPDLAAECANYEKEIEKFGGIDLFLGGIGPDGHIAFNEPGSSLTSRTRQKTLTTDTIIANCRFFDNDVNKVPKTALTVGVGTVMAAKEVMILVNGHAKCRALQAAVEGSVNHMWTISALQMHQHGIIVADDAACEELKVGTYRYFKDIERNNLL
- a CDS encoding EFR1 family ferrodoxin (N-terminal region resembles flavodoxins. C-terminal ferrodoxin region binds two 4Fe-4S clusters.), with the translated sequence MRSKKKPDIRKDVGLFLYLRSMIFYFSGTGNTRWAAERLAQETGEKLFFIPEEMKKGECEYELQEGERLGFCFPVHGWQPPHIVREFICNSKFKIQNSTFIYALVTCGDSIGRTMEMLNKDLQKKGLHLDSVFSLIMPESYVCLPFMYTDTPQREKEKISKANEDLGQYVEMIKARNVGEVHTQRGLTPWTFSHVIGAYFNARMITDKKFTVDADQCIHCGKCVKACPTGDVILKDGIPMWQHDGSCTNCLACYHHCPKHAINYGSITRKRGQYYFGHRE